One genomic window of Ziziphus jujuba cultivar Dongzao chromosome 4, ASM3175591v1 includes the following:
- the LOC107416961 gene encoding transcription factor MYB15, which produces MVRAPFYGKDGLKKGAWSHEEDEKLRAYVQNHGHPNWRELPKLAGLMRCGKSCRLRWINYLRPDVKRGNYTKEEENIILELHEEIGNKWSAIAAKLPGRTDNEIKNHWHTHLKNRAKKKPKTSQVKEQHSCESSQSEICPYRESEIESSAPNVTGLFHDQIPERCQSSPETTSDINESSPSRTSNHHASSLSSTVNCPPEVFIGDFWSEPFLEDNMYSQNEYPTYCAEGGFVLPYASFYDDAMDLF; this is translated from the exons ATGGTGAGAGCTCCCTTTTATGGTAAAGATGGACTAAAGAAAGGGGCTTGGAGCCATGAAGAAGACGAAAAGTTAAGAGCTTATGTTCAAAACCATGGCCATCCCAACTGGCGTGAACTCCCCAAATTAGCTG GTCTAATGAGATGTGGGAAAAGTTGTAGACTAAGGTGGATTAACTACCTTCGACCAGACGTAAAAAGGGGAAACTacacaaaagaagaagaaaatataatctTGGAATTACATGAAGAAATTGGGAATAA ATGGTCTGCGATTGCTGCAAAATTACCCGGAAGAACAGACAATGAAATAAAGAACCACTGGCACACCCACCTGAAGAACCGTGcaaaaaagaagccaaaaacATCTCAAGTGAAAGAGCAGCACTCTTGCGAATCGTCTCAAAGCGAAATTTGTCCCTACAGAGAATCGGAAATCGAGAGTAGCGCTCCTAATGTTACTGGTTTATTTCATGATCAAATTCCTGAGAGATGTCAATCATCTCCTGAAACAACTTCTGATATTAATGAATCATCTCCTTCGAGGACTTCCAACCATCATGCTTCTTCCTTGTCAAGTACCGTGAACTGTCCCCCTGAAGTATTCATTGGTGACTTTTGGAGTGAACCGTTTCTGGAAGATAATATGTATTCTCAAAATGAATACCCCACATATTGTGCTGAGGGAGGTTTTGTATTACCTTATGCTTCCTTTTATGATGACGCCATGGATTTATTCTGA